Genomic window (Thermoanaerobaculia bacterium):
TTCGCGGTCTTCTGGGGCGTGCTGGTGATCGGCTCGACCGGCTTCGCGCTCTGGTTCCCCGAGCTCTTCACCCGGGTCATGCCGGGTTGGACGATCAACGTCGCGACGATCATCCATAGCGACGAGGCGCTGCTCGCCGTGGGGTTCATCTTCACGATCCACTTCTTCAACACGCACTTCCGGCCGGACAAGTTCCCGATGGACCCGGTCATCTTCACCGGTCGTGTGCCGCTCGAGGAGCTGAAGCACGACAAGCCGGACGAATACGCCCAGATGGTGGCGAGCGGCGAGCTCGAGGAGCACATGGTCGGTCCGATCGCGAAGCCCGTCGAGCGCATCTTCCGGATCTTCGGCTTCATCGCTCTCACGATCGGTCTGACGCTGATCGGACTGATCATCTACGCCATGTTGTTCAGTTATCAATGAGTCGAATCTGAAGTCGCTGAGTTCACGGCGCCTTTTCGAGCCCGAGGACTCCGGCACTTCTGGAGGTCATCATGCGCTCTGGATCCTCTGTAGCTGGTTACCTGTCGGTCTTCGCCGCGCTGGCCCTGGCCCTCGGTGGAGCGGGAGCGGCTCGTGCCGCGGAGGAGTGCCTCGAGTGCCACAGTACGGTCGACAACGTCGGCGAGGAGCGTCTGGTCGTCGACGAGACGAGGTGGACGGCGACCGTGCACGGCGCGGCCGGGGCGAGCTGCGCCGATTGTCACGCCGGGAAGGCCGAGTATCCGCACGCCGCCGACGAGCCGCGCGCGGCCTGCACGAACTGCCACAGTGACGCCGAGGAGGCGCTCGCCGCGAGCGTCCACCACAAGGCCGACCCGGCGGGAGCCAAGCGGCCCGACTGCCTGAGCTGCCACGGCGAGCTGCATAGGATGGCTCCGGTCTCCGACGAAGCCTCCCTGGTGCATCCCAAGCGGCTCGCCCAGACCTGCGGCAAGTGCCATGCGGACCCCGAGCTGGGGGCCCAGGCGGGGGTCAAGCTGGTGCAGCCACTCGCGGCCTACGAGGCGAGCGTGCACGCCGGTGGCGTCGCCCGCGGTGAGCACGCTGCGACCTGCAGCGACTGCCACGGCAGCCATGGCATCCTGCCGGCCGACGACGCGCAGTCGCAGGTGAACCGCAAGAACGTTCCCGCGACCTGCGCCGCCTGCCATGCCGACGTCGCCAAGGCGTACGGCGAGAGCGTCCACGGCGTTGCGGCGGCGGCGGGAATCGGCGAGTCGCCGGTCTGCACCGACTGCCACGGCGAGCACCGCATCCTCGGGCCGGGCGACCAGGGCTCGCCGGTCTACGCCTCGAACGTCCCCAAGATGACCTGCGGGCGCTGCCACGGCGACCTGCGCGTGACCGAGAAGTTCGGCATGAAGAACACGGCGGTCGAGGCGTTCGACGACAGCTTCCACGGTCTTGCCGGACGATCGGGCGACATCAAGGTGGCCAACTGCGCCTCCTGCCACGGCGTGCACGACATCCTGCCGTCGAGCGATCCGCGTTCGCACATCCACCCGGACAGGATCGCCGCCACCTGCGGCAGCTGCCATCCCGGCGCCGGCGCGAGCTTCGCGATCGGCGCCGTACACGTGCTGCCGGGCGACAAGGAGGAGAGCCATCCGTCGGTCTACTGGACGCGGATCGTCTACCTCTGGCTGATCGGTCTGACCATCGGCGGGATGCTCCTTCACAACGGCCTCGACTTCTACCGCAAGGCGAGGGGCGCCCGCTTCCTGCGCAATCTGCCGCTTCTCGACGACGCGCCGGTGCGGATGAGCGGCTGGTTCCGGATCTCGCACGGGCTCCTCGCCTCGAGCTTCATCGTGCTGGTCTATTCGGGCTTCGCCTTGAAATACCCGGAGGCCTGGTGGTCGCGCCTCGCGACCTTCGGCAATCCTCTGGTCGACCTGCGCGGCGGCATCCATCGGATCGCCGGCGTGATCATGCTCGGAGTCGGCGTGATGCACGTCGTGCACCTCTTCCTGTCGCGCGGCGCGCGCGCCTGCATCAGCGCGATGGTGCGGCCGGGGATGGCCGATATCCACGAGCTCAAGGAGAAGGTCGCCTATCTCGCCGGCCGCCACCCGGAGCCGCCCGAGACCCCGTGGGTCGGCTACCCCGAGAAGATGGAGTACCTGGCGGTCGTCTGGGGCACCTTCGTCATGGGCGCCACCGGCTTCATCCTCTGGTTCCCGGACATCGTCCTGCGGGTCGCGCCGAAGTGGGTGACCGACCTCGCGACGGTGATCCACCTCTACGAGGCGATCCTCGCGGCACTCGCCATCCTGGTCTGGCACTTCTACCTGGTGATCTTCGACCCGATGGTCTACCCGCTCGACACCGCGGCGATCGACGGCCGCCAGACCCCCGGCCGCGCCTGGGAACGCCGGAACGCCAAGGTGCCGGGCAAGAGCGACAAGGCGTAGCGCCTCCGCAAGTCCAGGATGCGTTTCGCTTCGCTTCCCGCATCCTACGGGCTCGCCAATGCGAATGCCGTTCGGGAAAACCGTGCCTGTCCCTCTTTTTTCGCCCGCTCCGCGGCCCCTCGTCTACCTCAGGGCTTCACGCCCGTGTGGCACTCGTAGCAGCCGGTCGACTGCCACTCGTCTCCGATGTCTTCCGGGTGCTCGAAGGGGAGGCCGTCCTGGGTGGCCGCGATGGCGGCGCGCTCGCCGCTGCCCTGGGTGAGGATGGTGTGGCAGGCGGTGCACTCGCGGGTCAGTGCGACGCCATCTTCCGAGGCGTGGTTGCCGTCGTGGCAGCGCATGCAGCCGGGGCTGGTGAAGTGGCCGATGTTGACCGGGTAAGCGGCCCAGTTCGCCTTCATCGCCGGGAAGATGTTCTGGCTGTAGGCGTTCTGGGTGGCGACGACCGCGCGATCGATCGCCACCTGGTGCCTGGCATACTCCTCCGGACGATCCTTGCGGTAGCCGTCGGTGATCCGGGAAGCGATCTGCTGCATCGCCTCGTCCTTGGTCGCATACTCCGCGGCCATCGCCTCGACCGCGGCGGCCTTGATGCCGGGAATCGCCGGGTCGATTTCGCGCGTCAGCATCGCTTCGTTGATCGCAACCTCCGGCGACCGGAAGATGTGGCTCGGCCGGTTGTGGCAGTCCATGCAGTCCATCACTCGCGGCTCGGCAGCGGTGACTTCGGCATCGGTGATCGGATCCGTCGAGTCCTTGTAAACGGTGACGCGGCCGGTCTTGCGATCCGTGACGCGGATCCAGGGGATCTCCTGCCGCTCCTCGTCGCGCGCGATGTACTCCACCTTGACGCCGATGTTCATGTGCCAGTGGATGCCCGCGGCCTGACCGGATGCGGGGTCACCGCCGCCGACCTTGATCAGCATGTTGACCGGCCAGTGGGTGTTCGCCTCGTCGTACATGTAGTGATTGAACTGGCGGGTCACGCCGCCGTAGATGTGCTCGGGCCAGTGGCACTGCTCGCAGGTATCCTGCGCCGGGCGCAGGCTGTGAACCGGGGTCGGAATCGGGCGCGGGTACTTGTTCGCTGCCACGGAGTAGATCTGGTAAGCGCCCGAGAGCTTCGACTTGACGAACCAGCCGGCGCCCTCGCCGACGTGGCACTGGGCGCAGGCAACGCGCGCGTGCGGACTGTTCTGGTAAGTCGTGTACTCGGGCTCCATCACCTCGTGGCAGGTGACGCCGCAGAACTCGACCGACTCGCTGTGGTGGTAGGCGCCGTAGCTGCCCATCGCGGAGAGGACGAGGAAGACCAGGGTGCTGATGGAGAAGATCAGGACCGCGTGGCGGTGTTTGACGTTGTTCAGGTCGAGGATCGGGAAGCGGGCCGCCTGGGGGGCGCCTTCACGCTTCCAGAGGCGGGCCGTCCTCCACATGCCCAGAGGCACCAGGAGGAGGCCGGTGATCATGATCCCCGGCAGGACCATGTAGAGGAAGATGCCGAAGTACGGGTTCGACCCGGTTTCGATGAACAGGCTCGA
Coding sequences:
- a CDS encoding cytochrome b/b6 domain-containing protein; amino-acid sequence: MRSGSSVAGYLSVFAALALALGGAGAARAAEECLECHSTVDNVGEERLVVDETRWTATVHGAAGASCADCHAGKAEYPHAADEPRAACTNCHSDAEEALAASVHHKADPAGAKRPDCLSCHGELHRMAPVSDEASLVHPKRLAQTCGKCHADPELGAQAGVKLVQPLAAYEASVHAGGVARGEHAATCSDCHGSHGILPADDAQSQVNRKNVPATCAACHADVAKAYGESVHGVAAAAGIGESPVCTDCHGEHRILGPGDQGSPVYASNVPKMTCGRCHGDLRVTEKFGMKNTAVEAFDDSFHGLAGRSGDIKVANCASCHGVHDILPSSDPRSHIHPDRIAATCGSCHPGAGASFAIGAVHVLPGDKEESHPSVYWTRIVYLWLIGLTIGGMLLHNGLDFYRKARGARFLRNLPLLDDAPVRMSGWFRISHGLLASSFIVLVYSGFALKYPEAWWSRLATFGNPLVDLRGGIHRIAGVIMLGVGVMHVVHLFLSRGARACISAMVRPGMADIHELKEKVAYLAGRHPEPPETPWVGYPEKMEYLAVVWGTFVMGATGFILWFPDIVLRVAPKWVTDLATVIHLYEAILAALAILVWHFYLVIFDPMVYPLDTAAIDGRQTPGRAWERRNAKVPGKSDKA
- a CDS encoding NapC/NirT family cytochrome c; translation: MMKMRVPRLAYNWISALGMALALISALTLVLLLASSLFIETGSNPYFGIFLYMVLPGIMITGLLLVPLGMWRTARLWKREGAPQAARFPILDLNNVKHRHAVLIFSISTLVFLVLSAMGSYGAYHHSESVEFCGVTCHEVMEPEYTTYQNSPHARVACAQCHVGEGAGWFVKSKLSGAYQIYSVAANKYPRPIPTPVHSLRPAQDTCEQCHWPEHIYGGVTRQFNHYMYDEANTHWPVNMLIKVGGGDPASGQAAGIHWHMNIGVKVEYIARDEERQEIPWIRVTDRKTGRVTVYKDSTDPITDAEVTAAEPRVMDCMDCHNRPSHIFRSPEVAINEAMLTREIDPAIPGIKAAAVEAMAAEYATKDEAMQQIASRITDGYRKDRPEEYARHQVAIDRAVVATQNAYSQNIFPAMKANWAAYPVNIGHFTSPGCMRCHDGNHASEDGVALTRECTACHTILTQGSGERAAIAATQDGLPFEHPEDIGDEWQSTGCYECHTGVKP